One Rhododendron vialii isolate Sample 1 chromosome 2a, ASM3025357v1 genomic region harbors:
- the LOC131317852 gene encoding aspartic proteinase nepenthesin-1-like, whose protein sequence is MASLPPSLSSLLFLTLTLILISISPAFSTPRQALDDHQDQLMKTGFKITLNHIDSGGNFTNSERLYRAVKRSSQRRQKFNEIVLTAKHPKLKTTVYAGVGEYVMNFSIGTPPKSYYGIMDTGSNLIWTQCQPCLYCVPQPVPLFDPKKSSTFSNVSCSSKLCLDLQYSDCNPFYGCVYIYRYESGVTSGFLGTETFTFEKVKVPKVTFGCGLFNLGAGFTEGLIGLGRGPLSLVSQLGEPTFSYCLTSWNGSKPSTLLIGSHASVNSSGGGGEIKTTPLIQNRKQPTFYYLSLEGITIGSTRLPVNKTTFALHADGSGGLIIDSGTTITQLAESAYILVLQEFISQVKPPPVDARNSTGLDLCFELPSDPSDRVEIPPLVFHFKDADLDLPKENYMITNSSLGVTCLAMGVSGDTLSIFGNIQQQNILVVYDLYKETLSFMLTECDKF, encoded by the coding sequence ATGGCATCATTACCACCATCTCTATCCTCCCTCCTCTTTCTTACCCTAACTTTGATTCTCATTTCTATTTCACCCGCATTTTCCACGCCACGTCAAGCTCTTGATGATCATCAAGATCAACTGATGAAAACTGGTTTCAAAATTACTCTAAATCACATTGATTCAGGTGGAAACTTCACTAACTCCGAACGTTTATATAGGGCGGTGAAGCGTTCCAGTCAAAGGCGCCAAAAGTTCAACGAGATCGTTTTGACAGCCAAACATCCAAAACTCAAGACCACGGTTTATGCAGGAGTGGGCGAATACGTTATGAACTTTTCGATAGGAACCCCGCCAAAGTCCTACTATGGTATAATGGATACCGGCAGCAACCTCATATGGACTCAATGCCAGCCTTGTCTATACTGTGTTCCTCAGCCCGTGCCGTTGTTTGACCCAAAGAAATCCTCCACTTTTTCAAATGTGTCATGCTCCAGCAAACTTTGCCTAGACCTTCAATATTCAGATTGTAACCCGTTCTACGGGTGCGTGTATATCTACAGATACGAAAGTGGGGTAACTTCAGGTTTTTTAGGCACCGAGACCTTTACTTTCGAGAAGGTCAAGGTGCCGAAAGTAACGTTTGGTTGTGGTCTATTTAATCTGGGAGCGGGGTTCACCGAGGGTCTGATAGGCCTCGGACGCGGACCCTTGTCGCTCGTCTCCCAGTTGGGTGAGCCCACGTTCTCATATTGCTTGACTTCCTGGAATGGAAGTAAACCCAGTACTCTTTTGATAGGCTCCCATGCAAGTGTGAATTCCTCAGGTGGTGGTGGGGAGATCAAAACCACCCCTTTGATTCAAAACCGAAAACAACCCACTTTTTATTATCTTTCTCTCGAAGGAATCACGATTGGTAGCACTAGGTTGCCCGTAAACAAAACAACTTTTGCTCTCCATGCTGATGGGTCTGGGGGCCTGATCATAGACTCAGGCACGACGATTACGCAGTTGGCGGAAAGTGCTTATATTCTTGTCTTACAAGAGTTTATCTCTCAAGTAAAGCCTCCGCCAGTTGACGCACGTAACTCCACCGGGCTTGATCTTTGCTTCGAGTTGCCATCCGATCCTTCTGATCGTGTGGAGATACCCCCACTGGTATTCCATTTTAAGGATGCAGATTTAGATTTACCGAAGGAAAACTATATGATCACGAACTCCAGTTTGGGGGTGACGTGTTTGGCCATGGGAGTTTCAGGTGATACTCTCTCCATATTTGGGAATATACAGCAGCAAAACATCCTGGTGGTGTATGACTTATACAAAGAAACCCTGTCATTTATGCTAACGGAGtgtgacaagttttga